GCCACAAGTATCAAAATCAGCTGGAGAAAAAGGAAAAAATTGTAGTGGGGGTGAATGAATTTATTACCGATGAAAAACCGAATACTGATTTGTTAAAGGTAGATTCCGAGGCAGTGACCAAAAAACAGACGGAACGCTTGAATGCTTTAAAAGCGAAACGCGACAGCGAAAAAGTGAATGCTGGTTTAGCTGCTTTAAAAGCTTCTGCTTCGTCCAAAACCAATATTTTCCCCGATTTACTGGCCTGTGCTCATGCTTATTGTACTGTGGAAGAAATTTCGAACGTGTTGCGGGGCGTTTTTGGCGAGTATCACGACCCCGGTATATACTGACCGGCTGTATAAAAACCCTTGAAATTCGCGTTGCTTTTATATTAAAAGGCCTCACCCTATGCAAAAGAAACTCCGCATCTTAATTGGTAAACCCGGCTTAGACGGCCACGATCGTGGCGCTAAAATTATTGCACGTACCCTGCGTGATGCTGGTTACGAGGTAATATATTCAGGTTTACACCAAACTCCTGAGATGATTGTGAACACGGCTATCCAAGAAGATGTGGATGCGATTGGGCTTTCTATTTTATCTGGCGCTCACAACTATCTTTTCCCTGCCGTAATTAAGCTTTTAAAGGCTAATAAAGCTGAAGATGTGGTGGTATTTGGTGGCGGTATTATCCCCGAAGACGAAATTGCTGGCCTTAAAAAAGAGGGCGTAGCCGAGATTTTTACTCCCGGCGCCGACACCCGTGATATCGTCAAATGGATTGAGTCTAACGTCCAGCCGCGTATATAGATGAGTACCAAGGCCGTCCTTTAGGGCAGCCGCGTATATAGATGAGTACCAAGGCCGTCCTTTAGGGCAGCCGCGTATATAGATGAGTACCAAGGCCGTCCTTTAGGGCAGCCGCGTATATAGATTTGGAATGCGCAGCAACTTCCTAATTTGCCAAACGTTTTTTCAAGAATCTAAATCCTAATAATCCCATCAATAAAACAAGTATTGAATAGTCTATTTGGTTTGAGCTTTTTATGGATAGAGCACAGCTACTACCACTTCCCTGTACTTGTATTGCAGAAATAGCGGGTGCTGGAACAATAGCCGGTGTACTGGGTTTGCCCGCATTATCATCTTCTTGAGGTGTCTCCGGATTTTCTGGCGTAGTAGGTTCTTCGGGTGTTTCTGGATTGGTGGGATCTTCTGGGTTTTCAGGTGTGCTGGGTGTTTCATCGCAATTTTCTTCAGGGTCATTAGGATTGGTTCCATTTTTTAATTCTACCCAGTCCCAGCAATCGTCTTCATCATCATCAAATACGTTTTTTGTTTTTGTAATATAATCATCGCCAATACCGGCATCAACGTTACTGCCTGCAAACACATAGAGAGTCACACGCGGGTCTATTTGGTAGCCTTGTGTAAAAGCAGGAATGCTAAATTCTGAATAAGGATAAGTTTGTGAGGGTTGTGCAAAAGGAGTGATGGTGGATTCCAAATTGTAAAAGCTTTCATTTTGGGGGAGAAATGTAATGAAAGTAGAGTTGGGAATATAGCGCCCAAAATCAGCATAGTTATGGCCAAACGCAAGACCTGTCATAATATCAACTGAACCGCCGTTCATTCCAATGATGCCTTCAGCGGGAAGGGTTTTGGCATCACCGTTTAAGTCCCATAATATAAAAAAGGCTTCACCTGCAGAGTTTCCTTTTCGTCCTAAGTTGGCTAAGTCTTCATATTCTAAACCTGGAACAGTTTCTCCGGAAGAGGGGTCGCCATTTCCATCAGCGTCACCAAAAATTTTACCATCGTATGTTTTAACGCCCACATGCATGGTGTCTTCGGAGCCATCGTAAAAGAAACACACTTTTTCCATGTCCCAACCGCTAGTATTTAAACCAAGGTTTTGGAGCGCTTCAGGAATACCCACATCTAAAGGATCTGTTATGCAATTAATGTCTTTAAAATCAGCCTCAATATCGCCCGTAAAAACAAAAGCATGAGCCTTAAGAGAAAAAATTAAGATGAACGTGATAAAAAAGAGCTTTGTAAACGTACGCATAGAGTTCCTTTCGAAATATAGAGGGAACTCTTTACGATAAAAAAAGACAATTGGTCAACTTATTTATAAATCAGTCTATGTTATTGATTAAATTACGTTTTTTTTGAGTGGGATATTGCTTAATTTGATATTCCCGAATGAGTGCTTCCGAGCGATTATTGAGAGTCTCTTGATATTTAAGGGTAACAGGCCTGCGTGTCCGTGTGTATTTAGCGCCTTTACCCAAATTATGTTGTTCAAAGCGGCGTTCTAAATCGTTGGTGATGCCAGTATACAAGGTGCCATCCGCACATTCCAAGATATACAAAAACCATTGCTCAAGAGCTGCATGGTTCTTGAGATCTTCGGCTTTTAAGCCTTTAATCATTTGTTTGTATTTTGGTTTCAAGATTTTGCTTTATTGTGATGATTTACTTTCTTATTGTCAAAAATAATTCTTTAGGAGCAATTCCTTTTAAAGCTTTTGGAGCTATGAGCGACATTTTTCTCATTTGGTTTTGAATATAAATACAGTCAAGCACATGCTTTGCTTCAAAAATAGATTGCAAATCATCCAAGTCTTTGTAACGTCGAGGGTCATTTTTGTAAGAATAGAACTTGGAAATAATAATATCTTCCACGGTAATGCACGGTATTTTTTTATTCCATCCAAAATCAATCAAGTTAAGGCTCGATCTTTCCAAGGCTTCTTTAAACCATGGCATGGAAGGTAAAATAAAATCGAGACCGATCGCCCCAGGCTTACTACTATCTTTTCCGACGACCATATAGGGTTCGGTATTTTTCCTTTTAATCGCAAAAAGAGGGCCTCCTTCTAAATCGGCTTTTCGTATAATATGAGGGTTAAGAGCCTGAGCCTTAATAAGTTCTTCAGCTTTTTGCTGAGAGGAGGATTCTGAAATAATTAAAAAATCAAGGTCGCGTGTAGTGCGTTCTTCTTTGCGGTAGACAGAAGCAACTAAGCCGCCCGCCACAGCATATTGCAGTCTTTCTTGCTCGAGCACTTCAATCATCTGTTTTAAAAAATGAATGATGTTCATGATCTTATATGATTAAAAAGTTCATGTATCTCTGCGCAAAAATTGAGAACCCTTTCTGCTTTTTCATGATACATCTGAGCTCGTAGAGCAATATGGGTTTTATTTTCTAGTTCAAAAAGCTGAGTTAAAAAAGAATGATAGGGATGATCTGGGTTAAGCGAGAAAAAAGATCGGTTTTTCCGTTTTTTTTGAATAATTAATTTTTCGTTTGTCAGTTGTTCTAAGGCGCGTTGAACAGAAAAAACAGGAGCTTGAATAAGATAAGAAAGTTGCCGAAGGGGCAATGGTTCATCGCTTCTGGAAAGAGCTTTTAACACTTTAAAACGAGTGGGATTCGCTAAAATACTAGAACTGTCTAACATGCTAAAAGTGTACAAATATTTATACACATTTTCAACTATATACTTATAATATATTGAAATTATTAACTATTTTCCTTTAAACCATGGGGCTCTTTTTTCACGAATAGCCAAAATTCCTTCTTTAATATCTTCGGTTGTAAAACATTGGGCCTGCATGCTGGAATCGTATTCAAAAAGCTCTTCCAAAGTTTCATGCTGAGCCCTTTGAATACCTTTTTTAATGGCAGCAACAGAAATCGGGGCGTTAGCGGCCAGTTTTTCGGCTATTTTTTGCACTTCGGCCAGCAATTGATCGGGGTCAAAAACACCATTGATGAGCCCCATATCTAAAGCGCGTTCGGCCGTAAAGAGTTCGCCTAACATCAAAATTTCTGCAGCATTCACAGGGCCTGCTAAGCGGGTCACCAAATAAGTACCTCCCATACCGGGAGCTAGGCCTAATTTAGAAAAGTTAGCACCCAATTTGGCCCCTTTGGCAGCATAACGAAGATCACTGGCTAAGGTCATACAAAAACCAGCCCCCACTGCAGGGCCATTGATAGCTGCAATCACGGGAACGCGAATTTTACGCATATCCAAAAAGAGCTGATAAAAGGCCATAAGCTCGCGCTTGTTGGTCTCAGGTGTACGTTTAACCCGGTCTTCAAGCATATCCAAATTACCACCGCTCGAAAAGGCACGGCCGGCTCCGGTAATCACCATTACCCGTATATCTTTGTTGGCTTCCACTCTGGCTAAAATCTTTTGAAAAGCATCGCCCATGGCATCATCTAACGCATTGAGCTTATCGGGCTGATTGAACGTAACAAGTGCTACATGGCCTATTTCTTGATAAATAATAATATCTTGTGACATATTTTTTTCCCTGAGATAATAATTTAATCGATGGATACCCGAATTAACGCACCCATTCAAGCGCAAATACTAGGAACAATTGCTTATAACGATGCTATGAGCGTGATGAAAACCCTGTACGATAAACGTCATGCTGGTGAAATTTCCGATACGCTTTTAGTGCTCGAACATCCACCCGTCATTACTTCGGGTCGGCAACAATCCGATCACGATCTCAAACTTTCTATAGATGAATTAAAGAACAAAAAAATAGATTTTGTTCATTCCGATCGTGGAGGTAAGCTTACCTGTCATGAACCTGGTCAGTTGGTTGTGTACTTTATTTTTAATCTCCATGAACGTAAATGGTCCGTTGAAAAACTAGTATGGATGGCCGAAGAGGGTTTAAAGCGAGCGCTTTCTAAAATGGGGATTGAAGTGGAGCGTGATAAAGAGCATCCCGGCCTATGGGTAGAGCATAATAAAAAAATTGCAGCACTTGGTTTTCATATTTCACGGGGCATTACAACACATGGAATAGCCTTAAATGTGAACAATACTCTCAATACTTTTCTGTACATAATTCCGTGCGGAATTGAAGGTCGTAGTGTTACAACTATTTCAAAAGAATTAAATAAAACAGTAGGTTTAAAAGAAACAGTTGATGTTTTGCTGGAATCTTTTGAAGAAGCTTTTGGAAATACAATTATCCTAAAAACACCGAGCGGCGTTTTTGCAACAAATCCTTAATTATGTTCTGAATTTCGGAACGTACTTTTTCGGAAAGTTTATGAATTAAAAGTTCATCGCGTAAAGCGCTGTCATCATACTTATCAAACGACATGGGCTTTCCAAAATGGATAGACCATTTAGTGGGAAGCGGTATTAACCCCAAGGGACCCAGTAAAGGAAAAGAAGGAGTGATGGGAATATAAGGGAGCCCAATCATTTTAGCCAGAACGTTAGACTTAAAAATAATGGGGTGAATTTCTTCGGCCCCCACAATACCTACTGGCACTAGGGGCGATTTAGTGTTCATGCATAACTTAATAAAACCACCGCGTCCAAAGCGTTGTAAATTGTAGCGCTGCTTATAAAACTTACCAATACCCTTTACGCCTTCTGGAAAAACAACCACTAAGTGACCAGAATTTAATAAGTATTGAGCATTTTCTGGGCAGGCACGCACACCTCCAATACGGTACATCAGGCTGCCCATCATGGGCATGTGGTATACAAAGTTTTCCACTAAAAAACGGGCGTCTTTGCGGGCTTTATGTTCGTTTAAAATAGCCGCTTTAATCATGGCTCCATCATAAGGAACTGTTCCCGAGTGATTGGCTACAATAAGGGCTCGGCCTTCATCGGGAATGTTATCAATACCGGTAGTGTGTACTCGCCAGTACTTGTAATATAAAAAGTCAAAAACAGGCTTAATGCGCTCTACCAAATGCCTATCCATGCCAAAAGGATCTACTTCTTCCTCGTCGTCGGCAAAACCTAAGCGATTGATAACATCTTTGTAAAAATCAACCGACAACACTTTAATGGCCCGACTAGTGAGCTCTTTAACCATTTCTAGCTGGCTTTTTTCGGCAGTGCTTTTGGCTTCGTTGTCTTTAAGATAAGTAATGGCCTTTTTAACCCGTTGATCGAGCAATTCGTAAAGGGTATTGAGATCTTTTTGTACATCTTTATCGTGGCGGCGTACCTTAGACTTTTTTACCGATTGTTCCAAATCGGTTTCTAAGGCTTCAAGTGTTTCTTTAAAAGTAGTTTCAATGTGAGAAATGCGATCTTCCAGGCGAGAGGCTAAGGTTTTAAAATCTACAAACTCTTCATTGGCCTTGGGTTTAGTTTTATTTTCAACTGGCAAGACATGAACATTAGACGGTTCGTCTTCTTTAGTGAATGTTTTGGTTTTTGTTTTTTCGGCCATTTTAGGGAGTTGCTTGAATTAAATTAACCTCACGCAGGCGTTCGGCCCCAATAAAGCTTAATAAGGCTTCTTTAGTAGAAAAACGGGGCACAAAACCCAATTCTTTTTTGGCTTTACTGCCATCGGCAATGCATAAATAACGTAAAAAATTAACGTGCGAGGCAGGTGCAGGCGCCATATCTAAAAACCATAAAATTTGAACCATACTTTTAAAACCAATTTGTGGGAGAGGTACTTTTATTTTGCCCAAAATTTTAATCACGCGTGATAAAGGCAAAACGCCATCACCCACAATATTAAAAACACCGTTAGCATCCTTTTCAATAGCTAGTAAAAAAGCACGTACCATGTCGTCCTCGTGCAAAAATTGAAAGAGGGGGTCAAAGCCCATCATGCTGGTGATAAAAAAACGTTTAAAAAAACGGGTTTTGTAGCTTTCAATAGTGGGTCCTAATATAGAACAGGGGCGTAAAATAGTGACAATAGAACCAGGATGACGTTTGCCGTACTTTAAAATGGTATTTTCAGCTTCAATTTTATCTACCAAATAACGGCTTAGGCCGCGACCATTTGGAGTATGTAGGTCTTCATGTAAAAAATTGGGATTATCCGGGTTAGCGCCATAAACATCGGTAGTAGACGATAAAATAATTTTACGTACTTTGGCTTCGGCACAGGCATTGGTGATGTACATGGTGCCAATAGAAATAAGCTCATGCGCATACGATTCGTTTTTTGGAGGGGTAATGGGAACTGCACAGTGCACTAAAGTATCGCATTTTTCTTTTTTCAAAATTTCAGCTAACTGAACATCGGCCAAGGTTTCGGTTAAATCAAATTTATAATAAACGGTTTTTTTGAGTGGGATCGACGGTTTCTTTTTGTCCAGTGCCACAATACGAGTATAACGTGGATCTTCTTCTAAGGCTTTTAATACACGCATCCCCTTAAAGCTAGAGGTGCCTGTGATAACAATACTTTTATCTTTTAAAACCTTAGTTTTGGGCATTGGTTAAATGCTCCTTTGCCTTGCTGTAAAATAAATACGTAATAAGAAAAATTGGACCATCCGAAAGCACGCCTACCAAATAGGCAAACGACTTTTGATAGGTAAGAAAGAAAATCATAAAAAAAGTAGTGGATACAAACTTAGAAAGCAAGATGGGTGGTACTACCACATGATTTTTTAAAATGTCTTTTTGGCCCAGGTAACAGAGAAAAACCAAAGTAAACATGAGCGACATGGTGAGTGTTAGCCAAAAATGCTCGCTGGGCATAGGTAGCATGCCCAAATGAGGGGCAACTCTTAAACCAATAGCATTAATGGTGGTCAGTAACCTGTCACCAAAAAAGAGGAACACAATGGAAGAGCCTAAAAAGGCAAACATCCAGAATTTAAGTAAGTTTTTTAATCTGTTAACGGATGGGTGCATGGGCGCATCTTATGAGAAAAGCTAGTGCAGTAGCAAGAAAAAAGGGCTTTATTTGTTAGAATAACGCAGAAATTCCAGGAAGGTATGTGGTTTTTTATCTACGAGGGCGTGGTAGAGAACTTTTACATAAAACAGCGGGCCAAACAGCTTGGCTATAAGCCAGGGGTGACTAAGGATTTGCTTATTGTTCACTAATCCCGATACCATCTTTACTCCTCATAGTCTTAAACGGCTTATCTTTATTAAAACTCAACCTTTCTTTTGGGTTAAAAATCCGTTATAAACAAGTGTATGAAAAACCTTATATTTTCGTTCTTTATTCTTATCCTTACCTCCCAAACGGCTTGGGCCATTGAAGGCATCCATGGCCAAAAAACCCCTTGTTTTAACTTTGAAAAAGGCAAATTTGATAATTGTTTGGTAAATGTAGAAGCCTCTCAAATGACTTTACTAAGACCTTTTCCGGGTGAAAAAAGCATTGTGCTAGGCGCCACCATTAAGCGTTTGGTGCAGTACAGTTCTCAAGCCAACGCTCCCAGCACACTACCGGTAAGTTTAGATGTGATCACGGTTTCGGTTCCTTTTAGCGGTAGTCCACAGGATGTGATGCTGGGCGTGGTGTATGAAGAAGATGCTAAAACCAAGGTACTGCTCTTAAAAATGAA
This is a stretch of genomic DNA from bacterium. It encodes these proteins:
- a CDS encoding GIY-YIG nuclease family protein — translated: MIKGLKAEDLKNHAALEQWFLYILECADGTLYTGITNDLERRFEQHNLGKGAKYTRTRRPVTLKYQETLNNRSEALIREYQIKQYPTQKKRNLINNID
- a CDS encoding enoyl-CoA hydratase/isomerase family protein, with translation MSQDIIIYQEIGHVALVTFNQPDKLNALDDAMGDAFQKILARVEANKDIRVMVITGAGRAFSSGGNLDMLEDRVKRTPETNKRELMAFYQLFLDMRKIRVPVIAAINGPAVGAGFCMTLASDLRYAAKGAKLGANFSKLGLAPGMGGTYLVTRLAGPVNAAEILMLGELFTAERALDMGLINGVFDPDQLLAEVQKIAEKLAANAPISVAAIKKGIQRAQHETLEELFEYDSSMQAQCFTTEDIKEGILAIREKRAPWFKGK
- a CDS encoding nucleotidyl transferase AbiEii/AbiGii toxin family protein, translating into MNIIHFLKQMIEVLEQERLQYAVAGGLVASVYRKEERTTRDLDFLIISESSSQQKAEELIKAQALNPHIIRKADLEGGPLFAIKRKNTEPYMVVGKDSSKPGAIGLDFILPSMPWFKEALERSSLNLIDFGWNKKIPCITVEDIIISKFYSYKNDPRRYKDLDDLQSIFEAKHVLDCIYIQNQMRKMSLIAPKALKGIAPKELFLTIRK
- a CDS encoding cobalamin B12-binding domain-containing protein, with product MQKKLRILIGKPGLDGHDRGAKIIARTLRDAGYEVIYSGLHQTPEMIVNTAIQEDVDAIGLSILSGAHNYLFPAVIKLLKANKAEDVVVFGGGIIPEDEIAGLKKEGVAEIFTPGADTRDIVKWIESNVQPRI
- a CDS encoding acyltransferase family protein is translated as MAEKTKTKTFTKEDEPSNVHVLPVENKTKPKANEEFVDFKTLASRLEDRISHIETTFKETLEALETDLEQSVKKSKVRRHDKDVQKDLNTLYELLDQRVKKAITYLKDNEAKSTAEKSQLEMVKELTSRAIKVLSVDFYKDVINRLGFADDEEEVDPFGMDRHLVERIKPVFDFLYYKYWRVHTTGIDNIPDEGRALIVANHSGTVPYDGAMIKAAILNEHKARKDARFLVENFVYHMPMMGSLMYRIGGVRACPENAQYLLNSGHLVVVFPEGVKGIGKFYKQRYNLQRFGRGGFIKLCMNTKSPLVPVGIVGAEEIHPIIFKSNVLAKMIGLPYIPITPSFPLLGPLGLIPLPTKWSIHFGKPMSFDKYDDSALRDELLIHKLSEKVRSEIQNIIKDLLQKRRSVFLG
- the lipB gene encoding lipoyl(octanoyl) transferase LipB, with protein sequence MDTRINAPIQAQILGTIAYNDAMSVMKTLYDKRHAGEISDTLLVLEHPPVITSGRQQSDHDLKLSIDELKNKKIDFVHSDRGGKLTCHEPGQLVVYFIFNLHERKWSVEKLVWMAEEGLKRALSKMGIEVERDKEHPGLWVEHNKKIAALGFHISRGITTHGIALNVNNTLNTFLYIIPCGIEGRSVTTISKELNKTVGLKETVDVLLESFEEAFGNTIILKTPSGVFATNP
- a CDS encoding NAD-dependent epimerase/dehydratase family protein; protein product: MPKTKVLKDKSIVITGTSSFKGMRVLKALEEDPRYTRIVALDKKKPSIPLKKTVYYKFDLTETLADVQLAEILKKEKCDTLVHCAVPITPPKNESYAHELISIGTMYITNACAEAKVRKIILSSTTDVYGANPDNPNFLHEDLHTPNGRGLSRYLVDKIEAENTILKYGKRHPGSIVTILRPCSILGPTIESYKTRFFKRFFITSMMGFDPLFQFLHEDDMVRAFLLAIEKDANGVFNIVGDGVLPLSRVIKILGKIKVPLPQIGFKSMVQILWFLDMAPAPASHVNFLRYLCIADGSKAKKELGFVPRFSTKEALLSFIGAERLREVNLIQATP